One Pempheris klunzingeri isolate RE-2024b chromosome 22, fPemKlu1.hap1, whole genome shotgun sequence DNA segment encodes these proteins:
- the chpt1 gene encoding cholinephosphotransferase 1, which yields MPHFLWPEPLSPAQLKRLEEHQYSASGRSLFEPPCQIYWNWLVQQIPTWVAPNTLTIVGLLVNILSTVVLVYYCPTATEEAPSWAFIMSALGLFIYQSLDAIDGKQARRTHSSSALGELFDHGCDAVSTVFVAVGTCISCGIGKYPDWMFFCGFIGMFMFFCAHWQTYVSGTLRFGLIDVTEVQVAIVIMYLMTAFGGISLWQTTLPIIGLELYYLPIVGIIGGALYSCYNYFHVILNGGVGKNGSTVADTSVLSPGLHIGLILSLAFIIYKKSSSHLFEHHPCLYLLAFGMVIAKISNKLVIAHMTKSELHLPDTAFVGPGLLFLNQYFNSFIDEHIVLWIAMIFSLVDLTRYCTGVCLQIASHLRIQVFSITPPSNAHRD from the exons atgcCACATTTCCTGTGGCCGGAGCCGCTGTCACCCGCTCAGCTCAAGCGGCTAGAGGAGCATCAATACAGCGCCTCTGGTCGATCCCTGTTTGAGCCTCCGTGTCAGATCTACTGGAACTGGCTCGTCCAGCAAATTCCGACATGGGTCGCACCAAACACCCTGACTATTGTTGGACTGCTGGTCAACATCCTCTCCACGGTGGTGCTTGTGTATTACTGTCCCACGGCAACAGAGGAG gCTCCATCATGGGCGTTCATCATGAGCGCTCTGGGCCTGTTCATCTACCAGTCTCTGGACGCCATTGATGGGAAGCAGGCCAGgaggacacacagcagctcagctctggGGGAGCTCTTCGACCACGGCTGCGACGCCGTCTCCACAG TCTTCGTTGCTGTCGGGACATGCATTTCATGTGGAATAGGAAAATACCCAGACTGGATGTTCTTCTGTGGTTTCATCGGGATGTTCATGTTCTTCTGCGCACACTGGCAGACCTACGTGTCCGGGACCCTCCGCTTTGGCCT GATTGACGTGACCGAGGTGCAGGTCGCCATCGTGATCATGTATTTGATGACGGCTTTCGGAGGCATCAGCCTTTGGCAAACCACG TTGCCCATCATTGGACTGGAGCTGTACTACCTCCCCATCGTTGGCATCATTGGAGGAGCCCTCTATTCTTGCTACAACTACTTTCATGTCATTTTGAATGGAGGTGTTGGGAAAAATGGCTCAACTGTGGCT GACACCAGTGTGCTGAGTCCGGGTTTGCACATCGGCCTCATCCTCAGCCTGGCCTTCATCATTTACAAGAAGTCGTCTAGCCATCTGTTTGAGCACCACCCCTGCCTGTACCTGCTCGCCTTTGGCATGGTCATCGCCAAGATCTCCAACAAGCTGGTG ATTGCCCACATGACTAAGAGTGAGCTGCACCTCCCAGACACAGCCTTTGTAGGCCCcggcctcctcttcctcaaccAGTACTTCAACAGCTTCATTGATGAGCACATAGTCCTCTGGATCGCCATG ATCTTCTCTCTTGTGGATCTAACACGCTACTGCACGGGCGTGTGCCTCCAGATCGCCTCCCACCTGCGCATCCAAGTCTTTAGCATCACACCGCCAAGCAACGCCCACCGCGACTGA
- the mybpc1 gene encoding myosin-binding protein C, slow-type, with the protein MRTPNPSSSPVPHTKTDIFLQASVQDETLREYHLVNQTHDETPNGQPEEAVAEGKEPVETDVRKPEPTEPEPLQAVVAQEPSPTENGSNQPQHDGVGVKEQAESNNSAVKEEGLCSSPPPEDANSLKKLSIELPNDSVPVPAMGRKDSVWSLGEGQAPEELDKPIDTPPLSTLLIEKPESATIPVGGDINFVAKVEAKDLLRKPTIKWFKGKWMDLASKTGKHLQLKETFDRFTKIHTFEMHIIKAKDNYSGNYRCEVTYKDKFDSCSFDLEVKEAEQGSQNIDIRSAFKRREPKQQDDTPEVDVWEILKNARPDQYEKIAFMYGITDLRGLLRRMKKIPKEEKKSEAFAKKLEPAYQVDKGGKIRLVVDLADPTVELKWYKNGQEIRPTPNQRKYIFEHKGTQRIMVINNCTMNDDAAYSVAAGEDKCTTELFVKELPIKIVKGIEPVKTTVNERIELECEVSEEGAQVKWMKNGVEVPTGVRSRYRVKCEGTKHYLVIDDASREDTGTYSIMATGGTSEAHVQVDLKPLKVYQDLQDMTVMLGQPIKLHCEIYPGNVPGRWYRNGQLIQPSDRISILHRNKNHRLEIETSSLHDAGDYTFVPEGYSQSLSAKIHIIDPPRVHLDSLNFPDNTVTIVAGNKLRLEIPISGEPAPRVVWMKGERVILESGHRVHAETYGDQTSLTIEITEREDSGNYKIVLQNEAGEATACVKIKVVDIPDPPEAPLVPVVGGDWCSMTWEPPKYDGGSPVLGYFIERKKKQSSRWMRLNFDLIKETSFEPKKMIEGVPYEVRVFAVNAIGMSKPSDPSKAFIPLAVTSEPTMLVVDDVTDNTVTIKWRPPETIGAAGLDGYLVEYCIEGTDNWVVSNTELTEKTKYTITGLTPGDKILVRVKAINAAGASSPRTLQHSILVKEVIEPPKIRIPRHLKQTYTRKVGEAVNLVVPFLGKPRPKVTWMKEGKAIEPSHVSIRNTDCDSIIFIRKAERSHSGKYEMTVQVENHMDTAIIDIQIVDLPGPPLSVTIEDVWGGNVALVWTPPKDSGNAPITGYTIQKADKKTMEWYTCIEHYHRTCITITELVVGNEYFFRIFAENMCGLSETATQTKKSALIVKEGMQMKTQEYSDHDFKEAPKFTQPLINTFAIAGYNTTLNCSVRANPRAKVIWMKNKIVIIDDPRYRMFSNQGVCTLEIRKPSPYDGGLYTCKAINDLGEAQVDCKLEVKGGFTFYELMQRGVPLHLIDKYMNEAKIVEQEK; encoded by the exons AGGCGGTAGCAGAGGGGAAAGAGCCAGTAGAGACTGATGTGAGGAAACCAGAGCCCACAGAGCCTGAGCCATTACAGGCTGTGGTGGCTCAGGAGCCAAGCCCCACCGAGAATGGCTCAAACCAACCACAGCATGATGGGGTTGGGGTAAAAGAGCAAGCAGAGTCCAATAACTCTGCTGTAAAGGAAGAGGGCCTTTGCTCTTCCCCACCACCTG AAGATGCCAATTCACTCAAGAAACTCTCAATTGAGCTGCCTA aTGATAGCGTCCCTGTGCCAGCCATGGGGAGAAAAGACTCAG TGTGGTCTCTGGGAGAGGGCCAGGCCCCAGAGGAGCTGGACAAGCCCATTGACACCCCACCACTGTCCACCCTGCTGATAGAGAAACCTGAAAGTGCCACTATCCCTGTGG GTGGGGACATCAACTTTGTTGCCAAAGTGGAGGCCAAAGATCTCCTCCGCAAACCCACTATCAAATGGTTTAAAGGAAAATGGATGGATCTGGCCAGCAAGACAGGAAAGCACCTACAGCTGAAAGAAACCTTTGACCGATTCACCAAG ATCCACACGTTTGAGATGCACATCATCAAGGCCAAAGATAACTATTCTGGAAACTACAGGTGTGAAGTCACCTACAAGGACAAGTTTGACAGCTGTTCCTTTGACTTGGAAGTTAAAG AAGCTGAACAGGGCTCACAGAATATTGATATTCGATCAGCTTTCAAAAGAAG GGAGCCGAAACAGCAGGATGACACTCCAGAGGTTGATGTGTGGGAGATCCTGAAGAACGCTCGACCAGATCAGTACGAGAAGATCGCTTTCATGTATGGCATCACAGATCTGAGGGGCCTGCTGCGGAGGATGAAGAAGATTccaaaagaggagaagaaaagtgaag CTTTTGCAAAGAAACTGGAACCAGCATATCAGGTGGATAAAGGTGGAAAAATCCGCTTGGTGGTCGATCTGGCCGACCCAACAGTTGAGCTGAAGTGGTACAAGAACGGTCAGGAAATCAGACCCACTCCCAA TCAAAGGAA GTACATCTTTGAGCATAAGGGCACACAAAGGATTATGGTCATCAACAACTGCACCATGAACGATGACGCAGCTTACTCTGTAGCCGCAGGAGAAGATAAATGCACCACAGAGCTGTTTGTCAAAG AGCTGCCAATTAAGATAGTCAAAGGTATTGAGCCTGTGAAGACCACAGTGAATGAGAGGATTGAGCTGGAGTGCGAGGTGTCAGAGGAAGGTGCTCAAGTCAAATG GATGAAGAATGGTGTTGAGGTACCAACAGGAGTGCGGTCCAGGTACCGAGTTAAGTGTGAAGGAACAAAACACTACCTGGTGATTGATGATGCCTCCAGAGAGGACACTGGAACTTACTCCATCATGGCTACTGGTGGCACATCTGAGGCTCACGTGCAGGTTGACT TGAAACCATTGAAGGTGTACCAGGACCTGCAGGATATGACAGTGATGTTGGGTCAACCCATCAAGCTACACTGTGAGATTTACCCAGGCAACGTCCCAGGTCGTTGGTACAGAAATGGACAGCTGATCCAGCCCAGTGACCGCATCAGCATCCTACACAGAAATAA gaaCCATCGTCTTGAAATTGAGACCAGCTCCCTTCATGATGCAGGAGATTACACTTTTGTACCTGAGGGATATTCACAGAGCCTCTCTGCCAAAATTCACATCATTG ACCCACCAAGGGTGCACTTGGACAGCTTGAACTTCCCAGACAACACGGTCACAATTGTGGCAGGAAACAAACTTCGCTTGGAGATCCCCATCAGTGGAGAACCAGCGCCCAGGGTGGTGTGGATGAAGGGAGAACGG GTGATCCTTGAGTCAGGCCATCGTGTCCATGCTGAAACATACGGTGATCAGACCAGCCTGACAATTGAAATCACAGAGCGAGAGGACTCAGGCAACTACAAGATAGTCCTGCAGAATGAGGCTGGTGAAGCCACAGCCTGTGTCAAAATCAAAGTTGTAG ACATCCCCGACCCCCCAGAGGCTCCCTTGGTCCCAGTGGTGGGCGGTGATTGGTGCTCAATGACGTGGGAACCGCCAAAATATGATGGAGGTTCACCAGTATTAG GCTACTTCattgagagaaagaagaaacagagcTCCAGGTGGATGAGACTGAACTTTGACCTGATCAAAGAAACCTCATTTGAACCCAAGAAGATGATTGAAGGAGTGCCATATGAAGTGCGGGTTTTTGCAGTCAATGCCATTGGTATGTCCAAGCCCAGTGATCCATCGAAAGCCTTTATTCCCCTCG CTGTGACCAGTGAGCCCACCATGCTGGTCGTGGACGATGTCACCGACAACACAGTGACCATAAAGTGGCGTCCTCCTGAAACCATCGGAGCTGCCGGTCTGGACGGATACTTAGTGGAGTACTGCATAGAAGGAA CTGATAATTGGGTAGTATCCAACACGGAGCTGACAGAGAAGACCAAGTACACCATCACTGGGCTGACTCCAGGGGATAAAATCTTAGTTCGAGTCAAAGCCATCAATGCTGCCGGAGCCAGCTCCCCACGGACACTTCAGCACTCTATCCTGGTCAAAGAGGTTATTG AACCACCCAAGATCCGCATCCCCCGACACTTGAAGCAGACATACACTCGCAAAGTTGGTGAAGCAGTCAACCTTGTGGTGCCGTTCTTG GGCAAACCCAGGCCGAAGGTCACCTGGATGAAAGAGGGCAAGGCCATAGAACCTTCACACGTCAGCATCCGCAACACAGACTGCGACAGCATCATCTTCATCCGTAAAGCAGAACGCAGCCACTCTGGAAAGTATGAGATGACTGTGCAGGTTGAAAACCATATGGACACAGCCATTATTGACATACAAATCGTAG ACCTCCCTGggcctcctctgtctgtgaCAATTGAAGATGTTTGGGGAGGAAATGTGGCTCTCGTCTGGACTCCTCCAAAAGACAGCGGCAACGCCCCAATAACAGGCTATACCATTCAAAAAGCAGACAAGAAGACCATG GAATGGTACACATGCATTGAGCACTACCATCGCACCTGCATCACCATCACAGAGCTGGTGGTTGGGAATGAGTACTTTTTCCGGATCTTTGCGGAGAACATGTGCGGCCTAAGTGAAACTGccactcaaacaaaaaaaagcgcCCTCATCGTCAAAGAAG GCATGCAGATGAAAACGCAAGAATACAGTGACCATGACTTCAAAGAGGCACCAAAGTTCACTCAGCCGCTGATCAACACTTTTGCCATCGCCGGATACAATACTACACTCAACTGTAGCGTCCGAGCCAACCCAAGG GCCAAAGTGATCTGGATGAAGAATAAGATAGTCATTATCGATGACCCGCGCTACCGCATGTTTAGCAACCAGGGAGTATGTACTCTGGAAATCAGGAAGCCCAGCCCTTACGATGGCGGCCTGTACACCTGCAAGGCCATCAACGACCTGGGAGAGGCCCAGGTGGACTGCAagctggaggtcaaag GAGGCTTCACCTTCTATGAACTGATGCAACGCGGAGTGCCCCTACATCTGATTGACAAGTACATGAACGAGGCGAAGATTGTCGAGCAAGAGAAGTAA